Below is a window of Polyangiaceae bacterium DNA.
GTCGGGCTGCCGCCCGCTGCGGTCTCGGTGTAGTTGGCTTCCAGCTCGATCACCACGTCGGCCTCGCTCGGCGTGACGTGCACCAGGTCGTAGCGCATCGACCCGACCACGACGGTGCTGACCGGATGGGCGCCGAGCGCGGCCAAGGTGGCGCGCGCCTCGGGGCGAAGGTACGGCGCCAGGGTGTCGAGCTTGCCCGCGCCGCGGGCGGCATGGGCCTCGGTGTAGAGGGCGTAGACGAAGTCCTCGAAGCAGACGATGGAGAAGTCCGGGTCCTGGGCCTTCAGCGCCTCGAGCTCGGAGCGCGCGGAGGTCGAGACCTCGGGCGCGGGCGGAGCCGCCGTGGTCCAGCCCTTGGGCTTCCTGAGCCAGCGAAGGAACAACACGCCGCCCAGACCCAGCATGGCCGTGGCGATGAAGCCCACCACGCCCAGGAACCCGAGCACGGCGATCTCCCCTTCGCGCTCGTTGTTGCCCCGCACGCGGGTGGCGGCGGGCCGCGGCGGGACCGTGCCGTAGAGCGACGGAGCACCGAGCGTCCAGCTCGTGGCGCGTTCCCGCGGGCTGCCCACGCGGTAGGTGTACACCGGCGCGGGCTTGTAGGTCGGGCCGGAGGTCCCGCTCTTGGACGACGACGACGACGAGGAGCTGGAGCGCGAGGAGCTGCCGCTGGAGCTCGAGCTCGAGCTGCGCGAGGAGCTGGACGAGGACGAGGACCGCGACGACGACGACGAGCTGCCCTTGAAAGAGCTGCCACCGCCGGGCCGCGCGTCCGCGGAGGTACCCCAGAGGCACGAGAGGACGAGCGCCAGGAGCGCAGTGCGTTTCACGACACCATCCCGTCCGGCAGCTCGTTCACGTCGTCCGCTGCTCGCGGCAGCCCGCGCGACAGCGGCGTCCCCAGCTGCGCGAGCCCGCGCTCCAGCTGGCTCAGGCCGTCGCCGCGCACGGCGGAGGCGATCTCCAGCACGGCCGCGCCGAAGTCGGCGCCGAGCTTCCTCGGGTCCACGCCCACGTCCGGTACCACCTCGACCGCGCGCTCGAACAGCGACACGTAGATCAAGATGCCCGTGCGGCCGGTGGTGGCGTGGATGCGCTGCTCGTGGAACGCGGTGAGCGCGGCCTTGCGCGCGTTGTCGGCCTGCGTGCTCGCGCGTACGAACAGGCGCCTGAGCGGGGGGACCTGCGCGCAGAAGAAGGCGGCGCAGGCGTAGAGCACGAGCAGCGCGGGCGGCACCAGGTCGTCGGCGAACTCGGCGGGGTGGTAGACGTAGACGAACAGCCCGAGCCCCGAGAGGATGGAGGCGAAGCTCAGGTCCGACGCCAGGTAGCTGCCGGAGCGCTGGCGCACGGTGACCACCACCTCGGCGGAGGTCCGAGCCTCCAGCGCGACGATGGCGCGTTCGACCCGCTGCTTGGCCGCGTCGCTCAGCCAGTCGTGGTCGCCCGACATCAGCTCGAGCCTCCCAGCACCGTGACGTTCGGCATGTGCTGCTTCAACGCCGCCTGGAGCGCCTGCTGGAGGTTCCATTGCAGGTCGAACTCGACCTCGAAGGCGGTGGCTCCCTCGAGCTTCTCGGCGCTCTCTGCCTGGACCCGCAGGCCGCCCAGCTTCTTCTTCTGGGCCAGGTCGAACACCAGGAGGTCGGCGCCCACGAAGCCGCCGTCGAACTCCTGGCGACCGCCCGCGTCGCGGCCGATGGACGGCCGCACGAAGGCGCGCGTGCGCAACACGAACAGGAAGTCGAGCTTCTCGCACACGTCGAAATGCTTGTTTGCCGTGTAGCCAGTGCCCGACAGCGGCGCGTCGTCCGGGTGAAGCGGGTCCCAGGGGTAGCGCTCGGTGTGCACGAAGGCCGAGCAGGTGTTGAGGATCTTGGTGCCGTCCACGCGCGCGTACACCAGGCCGAGCTCGTCCAGCTCGCGCAGGTCCTCGGCGTAGACGAGCACGGCGTTGGCGGCGTCCGGATAGCCCGACTTCATGTTGAAGCTGGCCTTGACGTCGGCCGGCTCGTCCTTGTCCAGGAGCGGCGTGCGGGCGAGCTCCTCGCTCACGCCGCGCACCAAGGCGAGCCGCTGCTCGACGGCCGGGCCGCGCTGCTTCACGACCTCGTCGACGTAGGGTCCGCACCCAGCGACGAAGAGCCACCCCCAGACCCAGAAGGTGTGGCGCAACGTCACGGGATGGCCTCGCCTCCCTGTTGGACGTTGTCCTTGGTGAAGGCGCGCGTGCCGAGCACGATCTTCTTCGGCACCGTCTTGCCCCCGAGGATGGCCAGCGCGGTCTCGATGGCCTCCGCCCCACCCGTTGGGTAGAGGAACGTCGCGTCCAGGATCCCCCGCTTCACGTACTCGACTCCCTCGTGAGGCAGCGCGTCGATGCCGACCAGCTTGATCTCCTTCTCCCGGTTCACGGCCTTGGCCGCCAGGTGGGCACCGTGCGCGCCGGGGTCGTTGTGGGCGTAGACGAGGTCGATCTTCTTCTGCGTGGTGAGCGCCGACTCCATCTCCTTGCGCGCGTTCGGCTCCAGCCACTGCATGTCCGCTTCGAACACGACCTTCAGGTCGGGGTGCTTGTCGAGCTCGAGCCCTTCCCGAAAGCCCTTGTGGCGGTCTTGACCCGGGGTGCTGGTCATCAGCCCCTTGAGCTCCACGATCGCGCCTTTGCCGCCGAGCGCCTTTGCCGCCCACTTGCCCGCCTCGCGCCCGATCTTGACGTTGTCGGCGCCGATGAAGGTCGTGTACTCGTCGCCCTGTACGGCGCGGTCGAGCACGATGACCGGGATCTTCTTCCGGTAGGCGTCGGCGACCGGCGCGGTAAGCGGCGCTGCTTCCTTGGGGCTGATGATCAAGAGATCGACGCGCTGCGCGACCAGCTCTTCGACCTGAGCGCGCTGGCGGAGCGAGTCGTTCTGCGCGTCTTTGAGCACGAGCTTCAGGCTCGGGTGCTTCTCCGCGGCCTTCTTCAGGTCCTCGTTCATCTGCACGCGCCAGGGCTCGCCCAGGTTGCACTGGCTCACGCCCAGGAGCCACGGGCTCTCCGCGGTGCCGCGCTTCGGGGCGGCGCTCGGCGCCGGGGCAGCACCACCTGGCGCCGACTCTTTGCAGGCCACCACCGTCAGCGCCCCGGCCAGCGCCAGCGCCATCCCCCTTGCACCCGGAGCGACCATCGGGCCGGGACGCTACCATGCCGCCGGGGACCCGTCCGCGCACCGATTGCACCGGCGCGCACGCCGCGCGCACGCTCTTCGCCTTGCTCCAGGCCGATCCGTGAGCCGCGCGCAGCTGCTGCGCTCTGCATGGGTCTTGCATGGCCTCTTGGTGCAGCCCCCTTGGGGCTTGCAGAGCTCCGGAGTGACGCACATGTCCAATCGTTCCGAACCCCAGGTCTTGGTCGCCGGCGCCGGTCCGGTGGGTCTGTTCGCCGCCTTGTGCCTGGCGCGGCGGGGGGTGAAGCCCTGGATCATCGACGAGGCCTGGCGCGGGGCCACGCACAGCTACGCGCTGGCGTTGCACCCCACCTCCCTGGAGCTCTTGGAGGAGCTGGGGCTGGCCAAGAAGGCGCTGGACGGCGCGCGCAGGCTGTCGCGGGTCGCGCTGTACGAAGGCAAAGAGCGGCGCGGTGAGCTCGACCTGTCGAAGCTGCCCACCCGCTTCCCCTTCATCGCCGTGCTGCCGCAGGCGGAGCTCGAAGAGCTGCTCGTGTCGGCGCTCCAGGCCCAGGGCGTCGAGGTGGAGTGGAACCGCCGCCTGGCCTTGATCAAGCACGAAGCCGCCGGAGTCGAGGTGACCGTCGAGACGCTGACCAAGGAAGCGCAGGGCTACGTCGTCGCCCACGAGGAGACGGTGGTCGAGAGCTCGGAGACGCTGACCGTTCCGTTCCTGCTCGGCGCCGACGGGCACGAGTCGCTGACGCGCACGCAGCTCCGCGTGGGTTTCGACGAGGTCCGGCCGGCGGAGCAGTTCGCGGTGTTCGAAGTTCAAGGTGAAGACGACGGCACGGACGAGATGCGCATCGGTCTGGAGCAGGGCTCGACCAACGTGCTCTGGCCGATGCCGGGCAATCGCCACCGCTGGAGCTTCCAGGTCGGCGACGACGTTCACGTCTGGCAGGACTCTCGCGACAAGGACCGCCTGCTCGGCATCGGTCACGGCCCGAGCTTCCTGGAGACGGCCAACCTGCCGAAGCTGGTCGCCGAGCGTGCGCCGTGGTTCGGCGAAGAGACCGGCGTCACGCGCTGGCGCACGGCGGTGCGCTTCGACTACGGCCTGGCGCGCTCGTTCGGCAAGGGCCGGGCCTGGCTGGCGGGCGAAGCCGGTCATGCCACCGGCCCCGTCGGCATGCAGAGCATGAACGTCGGCTTCCGAGAGGCGTGGCGCCTGGCGGAGATCTTCGCCGGCGTCCTCCAGGGCACGCTGAAGGTCGAGGCGCTCGCTGCCTACGACCAGGAGCGCCGCGCCGAGTGGACGCGCTTGCTCGGGATCGGAGACGACCGGTTGGCGCCCACCGAGCGCACTCCGGACTGGATCCGCCGTCACGCCGACCGGCTGAGCCCCTGCATCCCGGGTGGCGGCGCGGCTTTCGAGCAGCTGGTGGGCCAGCTCGGCTTCCAGACCCGGTGAGCGGCAACCGGCGACTTTTCGTGCGTTTCGCGCCGCCTGGTAGAAACCTCCGCCGGGCGGCGTAAGAGGCACGAGCCCGCTCCGCGGATGCGGGTAAACTGCGGGCTTGGGTCAAAGGGTGCGCTCCATGACTTACTTCGCTCGGCTCCCGCGGGCGCTCGCCATCGTGGCGGCGCTCCTCACTGTGCTGCTCGGGACTGGGACCGCGCTCGCGGCCACCACCATCCCTGGTGGAAACGTCATCAACCAGACCTGGACCCCTGCCGGGAGCCCCTACATCGTGGAGGGCGACACCATCGTGCCCGCCGGCGCGAGCTTGACCATTCAGGCCGGGACGACGGTGCTCTTCAAGTCGACGGACGCGCAGGGGGGCGGCGCCAACACGACGAAGGTCGAGCTGATCATCAACGGGACGCTGACCGTGGCCGGCACCACGGCGAACCCCGTCACCTTCCAGTCGGAGACGGGCACCACCGCCGGCAGCTGGTACGGCATCATCGTCAACTCCGGCGCCAGCGGGGCCAGCATCTCCGGCGCCGTGGTCAAGCACGCCACTTACGGCGTGAGCAGCGCGGCCACCGGTTCGCTGCTGAGCGTCGTGGACTCGACCTTCTCGACGAACACCAACGGCGTGCACTTGACCGGCGGCTCGCCCACGCTCACGAAGGTCACCACCACGGGCAACACCTACGGGTTCCACGTGATCCCTCCCGCTTCGCCGAGCTTCGTGGAGGCGCAGGTCTACGACAACACGAGCTACGGGCTCTACGCCTATGCGGCCTCGGGAACCAGCACCATCTCCGTGGACAAGAGCACGTTCGACAAGAACGGGAGCTACGGCGTCTACACCTACAAGGCCAGCGCAGCGACCCTGACGATCAACATCAAGAACAGCATCGTCACGAACCACACCACCTACGGGGTCTACCGCTACACGAGCTACTTGCCGACGATCAACATCACCTACAGCGACATCTGGGGTAACGGCACCAACACCAACGCGACCCTCGGCGCTGGCAGCTTCTCCTGTAATCCGCTCTACGTCTCCCCGACCAACCGGCGCCTGACGGAGAACTCGCCGGCGCGCAACTCGGCGGAGTCGGGCGGTGGCGACATCGGCGCGCTCGCGTACACGGGGGACCCGACGCCGGGTCTGCACGGTGTGCTGTGGACGAACAAGGTCCTGTCCAAGGCCGGGTCGCCCTACGCCGTGGCCGGTGACCTGCGCGTACCGGTCGGCGTGACCCTGACCTTGGAGCCCGGCGTGACGCTCAACTTCGCGACCACCGACATCATGGCCTGCGGCGTCGTCACCACCAAGGCTGAACTCCAGGTCGAAGGCAGCCTCTACGCCGTCGGCACCGCCGCCGAGAAGATCACGCTGACCTCGGCGGGTACCACCGCCGGCAGCTGGAACGGCCTGCGTCTGGCCCCGGGCTCCAGCGGCTCGACGCTGGGCTACCTGATCAGCGAAGAGGCGACCAACGGCATCCTCTACGACACCACTGGCACCGGGAACTCGCTGCACCACCTGACCCTGAAGACCAACACGTCCGGGCTCCGGGTGGACACCGGCTCGGCCGGCGCGGACATCGTCGAGGCCACGGCCAACACATACGGCGCCCACGTCAACTCGCCCGGCTCGCTGGCGCTGACCAACGCGCTCCTCTACGCGAACACGAGCTACGGCGTGTACGCCTACGCCGCGTCTGGCACCAGCACGGTCAACCTGATGAATTCGACGCTGAACGCGAACGGCAGCTACGGTGTCTACACCTACAAGGCGAGCGCGGCCACGCTCACCGTCAACGTCACGAACTCGATCGTGACCAACCACACCACCTACGGCGTCTACCGCTACACGAGCTACCTGCCCACGGTGAACATCACCTACAGCGACATCTGGGGGAACGGCACCAACACCAACGCCACCATGGGCGCGGGGTCCATCTCGCAGAACCCGCTGTACAAGAGCGCGTCGGACCTCCGCTTGCAGGCCAGCAGCGTGTGCGTGGACGCGGGGACGGCGACCGGCGCGCCGAACCACGACTTCGACGGCGTGAGCCGGCCGCTGGACGGCAACGGCATCGGCGGCGCGGCGTTCGACATGGGCGCGTTCGAGCTGTCCATCGTCGGCGTGTGCGGTGACGGTGTGCAGAACACCGGTGAGGCCTGCGACGACGGCACCAACAACGGCAGCTACGGCTACTGCAATACCAGCTGCTCGGGCCTGGGACCCCACTGCGGCGACAACATCAAGAACGGCACGGAGGACTGCGACGACGGCAACAACTCCAACACCGACAGCTGCACCAACGCCTGCAAGAACGCAGCCTGCGGGGACGGCTTCCAGCAGGCCGGAGAGGCCTGCGACGACGGCAACACCTCCAACACCGACGGCTGCCTGACCACCTGCATCGCGGCCAGCTGCGGCGACGGCTTCCAGCAGGCCGGCGTCGAGGAGTGCGACGACGGAAACAGCTCGAATACCGATGCCTGCGTGGCGGGCTGCAAGGCGGCGAAGTGCGGCGACGGGCACGTGCAGTCGGGCGTCGAGGCGTGCGACGACGGCAACACCAACAACAACGACGCCTGCTCCAACACCTGCGCGCTGCCCGGCTGCGGCGACGGCGTCCAGCAGGCGGGCGAGGCGTGCGACGACGGCAACAAGGACAACACCGACGCCTGCCTCTCGACGTGCATCGCAGCGTCCTGCGGCGACGGGTTCGTGCGAACCGGCGTCGAGGAGTGCGACGACGGAAACGCCGCCAACACGGACGCCTGCACCTCGACCTGCAAGGCGGCCAAGTGCGGCGACGGCTTCGTGCAGTCCGGCGTCGAACAGTGCGACGACGCCAACGCGGACAACACGGACGCGTGCCTGGGGACCTGCAAGTCCGCGGCGTGCGGCGACGGCTACGTGCAGAGCGGGGTGGAGGCCTGCGACGACGGCAACCAGGTGGACGCCGACGGCTGCTCCAACCAGTGCAAGCTGCCCGGCTGCGGCGACGGCGTGATCCAGCCCGGTGAGGCCTGCGACGACGGCAACACCAGCGACGAGGACGCCTGCATCAGCACCTGCAAGAACGCCTCGTGCGGCGACGGCCACGTCTTCGCCGCGGTCGAGAAGTGCGACGACGGCAACCTCCAGGCCGGCGACGGCTGCAGCCCGCTGTGCGAGCTCGAGGGCGGCACCGGCGGTGCGGGCGGCACCGGCG
It encodes the following:
- a CDS encoding substrate-binding domain-containing protein; protein product: MALALAGALTVVACKESAPGGAAPAPSAAPKRGTAESPWLLGVSQCNLGEPWRVQMNEDLKKAAEKHPSLKLVLKDAQNDSLRQRAQVEELVAQRVDLLIISPKEAAPLTAPVADAYRKKIPVIVLDRAVQGDEYTTFIGADNVKIGREAGKWAAKALGGKGAIVELKGLMTSTPGQDRHKGFREGLELDKHPDLKVVFEADMQWLEPNARKEMESALTTQKKIDLVYAHNDPGAHGAHLAAKAVNREKEIKLVGIDALPHEGVEYVKRGILDATFLYPTGGAEAIETALAILGGKTVPKKIVLGTRAFTKDNVQQGGEAIP
- a CDS encoding FAD-dependent monooxygenase, with translation MSNRSEPQVLVAGAGPVGLFAALCLARRGVKPWIIDEAWRGATHSYALALHPTSLELLEELGLAKKALDGARRLSRVALYEGKERRGELDLSKLPTRFPFIAVLPQAELEELLVSALQAQGVEVEWNRRLALIKHEAAGVEVTVETLTKEAQGYVVAHEETVVESSETLTVPFLLGADGHESLTRTQLRVGFDEVRPAEQFAVFEVQGEDDGTDEMRIGLEQGSTNVLWPMPGNRHRWSFQVGDDVHVWQDSRDKDRLLGIGHGPSFLETANLPKLVAERAPWFGEETGVTRWRTAVRFDYGLARSFGKGRAWLAGEAGHATGPVGMQSMNVGFREAWRLAEIFAGVLQGTLKVEALAAYDQERRAEWTRLLGIGDDRLAPTERTPDWIRRHADRLSPCIPGGGAAFEQLVGQLGFQTR
- a CDS encoding DUF4215 domain-containing protein yields the protein MTYFARLPRALAIVAALLTVLLGTGTALAATTIPGGNVINQTWTPAGSPYIVEGDTIVPAGASLTIQAGTTVLFKSTDAQGGGANTTKVELIINGTLTVAGTTANPVTFQSETGTTAGSWYGIIVNSGASGASISGAVVKHATYGVSSAATGSLLSVVDSTFSTNTNGVHLTGGSPTLTKVTTTGNTYGFHVIPPASPSFVEAQVYDNTSYGLYAYAASGTSTISVDKSTFDKNGSYGVYTYKASAATLTINIKNSIVTNHTTYGVYRYTSYLPTINITYSDIWGNGTNTNATLGAGSFSCNPLYVSPTNRRLTENSPARNSAESGGGDIGALAYTGDPTPGLHGVLWTNKVLSKAGSPYAVAGDLRVPVGVTLTLEPGVTLNFATTDIMACGVVTTKAELQVEGSLYAVGTAAEKITLTSAGTTAGSWNGLRLAPGSSGSTLGYLISEEATNGILYDTTGTGNSLHHLTLKTNTSGLRVDTGSAGADIVEATANTYGAHVNSPGSLALTNALLYANTSYGVYAYAASGTSTVNLMNSTLNANGSYGVYTYKASAATLTVNVTNSIVTNHTTYGVYRYTSYLPTVNITYSDIWGNGTNTNATMGAGSISQNPLYKSASDLRLQASSVCVDAGTATGAPNHDFDGVSRPLDGNGIGGAAFDMGAFELSIVGVCGDGVQNTGEACDDGTNNGSYGYCNTSCSGLGPHCGDNIKNGTEDCDDGNNSNTDSCTNACKNAACGDGFQQAGEACDDGNTSNTDGCLTTCIAASCGDGFQQAGVEECDDGNSSNTDACVAGCKAAKCGDGHVQSGVEACDDGNTNNNDACSNTCALPGCGDGVQQAGEACDDGNKDNTDACLSTCIAASCGDGFVRTGVEECDDGNAANTDACTSTCKAAKCGDGFVQSGVEQCDDANADNTDACLGTCKSAACGDGYVQSGVEACDDGNQVDADGCSNQCKLPGCGDGVIQPGEACDDGNTSDEDACISTCKNASCGDGHVFAAVEKCDDGNLQAGDGCSPLCELEGGTGGAGGTGGSGTGASAGTGASAGSGGTPGSGGGTAGGQGSSDSSSGCGCRVPAGDGAPGALASLLGLLALALRKRRKVRY